Below is a window of Methanobacterium sp. Maddingley MBC34 DNA.
CCTTAAAGTTGATGGTATGGTGTTCCTCCCAGTAATGAGTAATTCAGTTCCTTTAACCCTGGGTGGGGTTAGTATTGGTGACAGACTGGTGTTTTCACTAATTTATCCTGAACCAAAAAAAAGCGCTGGTTCCGTGACCCTGGAGATGATCCAGATCCGGAACAAAGCCCTGGAATATCTAGGTTTTCCAGAAAATAGGAGTGAAAAGTCAATCTAATACAGTTCAACAACATGGGGTAGTACTATAACCTTAATGATGCTTTTTGGGCTGTGAATAATCTTAAAAATCATAGAAATCTCCAAAACAAAAAAATGAAAATTAATGAAATTTTTTATTGGAAAGGAGGTTAGATTGTATGACAAAAGAGTATAAAGCAAAACCCAACCCAACAGCTGAATTAACAGCTTCACACAGAGCAGCTGAATCATTTAAACCTGAAAATGAGCGTATATGCTATGATCCTTATGCCATCCATTTTCTAAGCCCGGCAACAAGGGAAATAGTAAAAGATCCAGTTAAGTTAAAAGCATTTAGCCAACAGGTTGGCCCTCTTGCTCAGGCAATGGGTACCTTAATTCGACTTAGAGTCAGATACTTTGACGATTTTCTCAAAAAATCCCTTGAAGAAGGATTTCAACAATTAGTTATACTGGGAGCCGGTTACGATACCAGAGCTTACAGAATCAAAGGGCTTAAAGAGAATGTGAAAGTTTTTGAAGTAGATCATCCCAACACTCAGCACTTTAAAACCCGAAAAATCAGAGAAATATTTGGTTCTACCCCTGAAAATGTTACATATATACCAGTTGATTTTGAAACCCAAAAACTTAGCCAGAATCTGATTGAAAAAGGATATCACAGTTCAAAAAAGACTCTTTTTGTAATGGAAGGAGTAATTTGTTACCTTACACCCCAAAATGTTGATGAAATTCTTTCATTCATTTCAGGAAATTCAGGTAAAGGAAGTATTCTACTTTTCGATTATCATGAAGAATCTGTAGTTAATGGAACTTGTGAAGAAGGGAGACTTTTGAAAAAGTATTTTGAACAAGTGGGAGAATCGTTCAAATTTGGCATTAAAGAAGGAAAAATTGAAGAATTTCTCCTAAAACGTGGATTTTCGAATATCGTGAATTTTTCAAGCGAAAAATACAAAAATAAATGTTTTAAGGAGATAATTGAGAACAAAAAAGTTTGTAATCCATTATATTTCGTTCACGCAGTTGTTGGTGAACTCCAAAACTAATTGTTCGTTTGAAAAAAAGATTATCATAATTTATAAAAATTAAAGGGTAATTCAAATGAAAAAAACTGATAATTACAAGTTTTTAGAAAAAATAGCTTTAGATCTGGGCGTTGACAGCGCGAAGGTCATCCCCTCAGATCATATTGTAATTGAAGACAGGGTGCGCCTGAAGTGTATGATCTGCCCTTACTATGGGAAGAATCTAAAATGTCCCCCATACACACCAAGTATCCAGGAGTTCAGGAAGATAATCAGTGAATACAATTCAGCAATGATTATTAAGCTAAAACCTCCTGAAATATCCAAAAAAATAACAGAATATGGGCAGGAAAAGGGAGATGAAGTTCGACTGTGGGATCAGGACTTAAACAATTTATCACCATTAATATGGTCAGAAATATCAGATATTTACAGAACTATGTTAACTGATTTGCTGGAACTTGAGAGAGCAGCTTTCAACCAGGGCTATGCATTTGCTATGGCATTTTTTGGAGGAAAGTGCCTGCTATGTGAAAATTGTAACCTTGAAAAGGGTTGTCAGAACGCATTGATGGCACGTTTTTCAGCTGAAGCCATGGGCATCAATGTGTTAAAAACAGCAGAAAATGCAGGAATAGGTTTAAAGTTTCCAAGTGAAGGTAATCAAACCCCCATAACTCCAATTGCAATATTAATAATAGATTAAGACGAATTAATGGCGTAATTAACGAAAGGGTGATTTCATGAGTAAGATGGTTTTGGATACAGATTACGTGGAAAAAGTTTTAGGAGAAAATAGTTACGTTCCAGATGATACCATCGTTAACGTGGTGTTTCTAGCATTATCACTTAAAAAACCCATTTTAATTGAAGGCCCTCCAGGAACAGGTAAAACAGAACTTTCCAAAGCAGTAGCAAGAGCTTTTGAGAGGGATTTTTTCAGAGTGCAGTGCTACGAAGGTATAACCTTTGAACAGATAGTAGGGGAATGGAATTATCAGAAACAGCTTCTACATCTAGAAATGACGAAAATAGAAGATAATAAAATAAATAAACCAGGAAATGATGTTTTTGGGGAAGATTTTTTCATTAAAAGACCCCTTCTTTCTGCATTCATGAATGATAAATCTTCAGTTATCTTGATTGATGAGATTGATAAAGCCGATGAGGAAGTGGAAAGTTTCTTGCTGCAGGCACTGGGGGAAAAGCAGATCACAGTGAATGATCTGGGTACATTTGATCTTAAAAATGATCTTCTGGTGATTCTGACCTCCAACTCCCAGAGGCAGCTACTGGATGAGACCAAAGATCGTTGCCTCTATCTCTATATTGATTATCCCTCCTTCGAAAGAGAGTTGGAGATCGTGAAGACCCATTTACCTGATGCTTCTCCCCATTTAGTGGAAGATGTAGTTAATGCTATGCAAAAGATCCGAAGGATGAACCTCTCTAAAATACCATCCATCCGGGCCACTGTGGACTGGATTAAAGGCGTGATCATGTTTGATAGAACAGAACTGGACCCAGATTCACTTACAAAAACCATCAGTGTGGTCATAAAAAACGAAGAAGACCGGGAAAAAGTCTTAGAATCATTCCATAAGTGAAAAAATAAAAGTGAAATAAATGTGAAACAATGAAAGATGATCTCATCAGATTTTCAGGACTGCTCAGGGAGAATGGGATTCCTGCCAGCCTTCGATGCACTAAAAGTGCTTATGAAGCCATTCCACTAGTTAAAAAGGGTAATGGGGATTTGAAAGAAGCACTTGCATCCATCTATCTTAAAGACCAGCGTAAAAGAAAAAAATTCGATAAAATATACGAATCATTCTTCAAAGGGGAGGGAGATATCCCCCAGGAAGATATCCCCAAGATTCAGACTGATTCCAAAAATAAAATACAATCCAAGGGATACGTTGCAGCTAAAAACCCGGATCAATCTTTCCACACCAAAACAAAGTACATTCCATTTGCACATACCATGGATCACATCAAATATGGTCTTGATGATGAAATAAAGCTTGATTATATTGAAAATACATTAGGGGGAAGTAGTGGGGATAATTCCGAAAATGTTGCAGATTCTAGTTCACTTAAAAATAATTTGACTAATTTAAATTCACTTCAACCAGAGCTGATAGATTTATGCCAGAAACTGGGTAAAAAAATAGCCACCAAAAGAGCAAGACGATACAAAAAATCTAAAAAACAAAAACCTGACATCCGGCGGACCATCAGAAAAAATATGAAACATGGCGGGACCCTTCTGGAGCTGGTAAAAAGCAAACCCCATATAAAGAAGCACAACCACTACTTTCTAAATGATGTGAGTATTTCCTGTGACTGGATCAGTCTCTGGTTCTTCTGCATGGTTTACGCTTCCCAGCATTCTTTCAGCAATCTACGGGCTTTTGAATTTGATAATAAAACCGCTGAAATATCAAGTGCACTCCAGGAAGATGAAGTCATCAATGCTTTTCTCAAAGTTCTGGAGATCAGGAAGCAAAATCATATGATCCATGGTAAGTCCAATATGTTCACTGCCTTTGAAGGTTTTCTCAACCAAACGAATCTGAACAACAAATCCTATGTTATGATTTTAAGTGATTGTCGAGACTGGGCCGGGCCAAAGCATAAAAATCAATCCATGAAAACTGATTTTTTAACAAAATATGGGCGTAAGCCTTTAAGTGCGGATCTCATTCAGGAAATGTCCAGAAATTCCAAGAGAGTTTTAATCTTAAATCCGGAACCCAAAGCCAAATGGAATGTGGCAGATAGCTGTGTTTCTTATTATGAAGATGCTGGAGCAGAATGTTTTGAGGTTCGTGATTTAGAGCAACTGGCTGAGTTAATTAGTGAAATCTAAAAAATAAATCAATATGGGATATTTGGGCATTATTTGATGAAATTTATTTTTTCATTTTTAATGAGTTTAATTCTTTTTAATGAGTTTAATTGATTTTATATCATCCATCTTTTATTTCAAACTCTTTTAAACTTTATTGAAATAAAAAGTTATATTATAAACTCATAATGCATAATAAACTAGTAGTAATATTAGAATTATAGTCTTATAGGTGGGAAAGAGATGGCAATCGCAGATAGAAGGAATCGGCAAAAAGATAAAAGACGTAACGAAATAATCAACGCCGCCGAGACTCTTTTTTTCTCCAAAGGTTATGAAAACATTTCCTTGGATGAAATCGCCAGAAAGGTTGACTTAGGCAGATCCACCCTTTACCTATACTTTGAGAATAAAGAAGAACTATTTTTTGCCATTGTGCTTCGAGGAACTATTATTTTATATTCATTGATTGAAGAGGAAACTCAAAAAGCAAAAACAGGTGTTGAAAAACTTGCTGCCTTCAGAAAGGCCTATTACGAATTTGCAAAAACATATCCGGACTATTTGAAGAGTTATAATTATTTTCTCTCCGGAAGATTTGATCTCTCCAACTTAAACCACGATGAACATAAAATTGGGCAAATAGAGCACAGTAAATACTATTTAGAGTATAAAAAACTCATCGAAAAAAGCAGTAGTTTAGCTAATTTTCCAATACCTAAATTTACCACAGGAGAGTACCTTAAGGAAATCCTCACTTTACGTAGCGAAATGTTAAATATACTCTATAACGCTATTAAACAGGGAATAAGCGAAGGAAACATCCGTTCTGATGTTAATCCTGTTGAAGCAACTGCACTACTTACATTAATAGCCAATAGTCTGGATAATATGCCTCCTGACTTAAATAATTTGCTTGAAAGCGAGAATATCAACCATGAACAATTCCTAATGGATGTTGGGGACTTTATAGGTTATATGGTTAGCAGTAAAGTTAGTAAAAAGCTAGAATAAACTTTAATAATCCTTTAAATTTCTTTCTCTTTTAGTTTTTTCAAGGAAATGAAAAACTATTTATACATAATGACACTATGTCATTAAATGACATACCGTCATTTTATCAAAGGTGAAGATATATGGAAAAAAATCAAATTAAGGTTAATAGAGAAGGACCTAGCCAAATGGCAGAAGGCATTGCCATGCAGAGATTTGCAGAGTCATCCAAGGGAGAAGATGAGCGTATCTGTTACGATCCGTATGCTATACATTTCATTAGACCAGAAATAATAGAATTCGGACAGAAACATCCAGAAGAAGCGAAAAAACTTATTGAAAATACTGAACGCCTTTTTCCAGGATTAAGTAGTTCAATAATGGCCAGAGTTAGATATTTCGATGATTTCGTCAAAAAATCAATAGAAGATGGCTTGGAACAGTTAGTCATACTTGGTGCTGGCTATGATACACGAGCATATCGAATTGAAGAAATAAAAGAGAATGTGAATATCTTTGAAATGGATCACCCCAACACTCAGGGTTATAAAATAGAAAAAATCAAGGAAATATTTGGTTCTACTCCCGAAAATGTAGTTTATGTGCCAGTAGATTTTGAAAAGGAGAAAATTAGTGAAAAATTAATTGAAAATGGATTTATTAGTTCAAAAAAGACTCTTTTTATATTAGAAGGTCTGGTTATGTATATCCCTCCAGAATCTGTTGCTGAAATATTTTTATTCATAACTGAAAATTCAGCTAAAGGAAGTAGGGTTATTTTTGATTATTATCCCAAATCAGTGGTTGATGGGACCTCTAAGCTTGAAATAGGGCAAAATATCAGGAATCATCTGATAAAAATAGGAGAACCATTACAATTTGGAATCAAAGAAGAAGAGATTAAAAATTTCCTTAAGGAATTTGGATTTTCCAGTATCGAGAATGTTACCAGTGAAGACTATAAAAAAGGATACTTCAAAGGTAAAAATGAAAAAAGAGATGTATGTGAACTTTTATACTTTGCCCATGCAGTGGTTTAGACTAGATTTTAATTTAGAAACATCGGGGAAGGTATCTTAAAAGATCTGTAGCAGAAAAATTATAATCATATTCTTCTGCTGCCATATCCCCCGCCCGACCATTAATATAGGCCCCTAAAAAGGCTGCTTCGAATCCATCATGCCCTTGAGCAAGCAATGCCCCAATAAGTCCAGCCAGACAATCTCCAGTTCCACCTACACTCATCCCGGGATTTCCAGTACTGTTCAATCTAAGTTTATCAGCAGCAGCTATGATATCCACCGCCCCCTTTAAAAGTACCGTGGTTTCAGACTCTCTTGAAACCTCTTTAACCACCTTAATTTTATCCCTCATATCTTGAGGAGCAGTTATACCAGAAAATTCCCGGAACTCTCCAGCATGAGGCGTGATCACAGTTTCATGAATTCTTCGAGGTAGAACACCAGGTCCAACCAGTTTAAGTGCATCAGCATCCATAACCAGGGGTTTTTCAATTTCAACTGCCAGATCATTAACTGCCAGAGAGGTTTCCTCTTCCATTCCTATTCCACAACCCAATACTACTGAATCGAAGTTTTCTGAGAGTTTAATCAACTCCTCAGTATCTTTGGGATTAATAAAATCACCGGATAATCCATGAACAATCAAATCAGGAGAGTAAGATCTGATGACCGATGACAACTGTTGTGGACAAGCTACAACCGCCAAATCTGCACCTGCAGCAAGTGATGACATTGCAGAAAGAGCCGGTGCACCAGAATACTCTTTACTTCCCCCAATTATCAGAACTTTTCCATTTTGACCCTTATGAGATGTTTCATCCCTTTTTTCAATACGCAGAAGATCTCCCGGTCCAGTGAATAATTCTGCTTCTTTAGGGATTCCAATATCACAAACCTCAATACTCCCAACATAATCCACACTGGCAATGTTCAATCCTACCTTCACCTTATGGAAGGTCACAGTTACATCAGCACGAACTGCCTTATCAGCAACCATTCCTGAACCTGGATCAACACCGGTAGGCACATCCACTGCTACAGTGAATCCTTCAGACTCGTTGATTATATCCACTGCAGTAGATATCGGTTCACGGAGATTTCCCCGGACACCTGTGCCAAGAAGCGCATCAACTACCACTTCTGCATCTGTTTTGTGGAGATAAGAAGAGTCTTTGATGATTTTAAGTGCGAGAGGATTGGTTCCTTTATTCATCTGTTCCAGAACATCCCAGTTCAGCCTGGTTTCTGGCGATTTAATGAGGGAAGGGTCAGATAAAAAGAATACTTCAACTTCAAACCCATTGTTGATGAGATATCTGGCAGCTACAAACCCATCACCCCCGTTACCACCGTTACCTGCAAATATAGCTACTTTACACGGGTTCCTGTTATTGATAATTCTTCTGGCCAGGCAGCTTCCAGCGTTTTCCATTAGAGACGTTCGGGGAATGCCCATTGCCTCAGAATTGGCATCTGCAACCATCATATCCTTAGGAGTCATGATATCACTACTTATAATTATAAGAAAGATGATATTTAACCATACCTAATGTTAGAAAGATTCAAAATATGCGATCTTTAAAAAATGATATCTTAATTTATTAGTACGAAAATAATGGTTACATCCTGGTGATGATTTGCAGGTTCCTAACACTTCAATGCCTATAGTTCCATCAATTCCTTTTTCAGTAATTAAATATCCGATAATTGCTGTTGTAGGCTTGTTAATCTATGGTATAATTGGATCACTCCTAATAATGCACCTTGATATTATCAACGCCATTTATTTCACAGTTATAACCACAGCTACTGTGGGTTACGGAGATATAAGCCCCCAAAGTCCAATACAAAAATTTTTCGTTATTACATTGGTGCTGGGAGGGGCCAGTTTGATTGCTTACGCTTTTACTTTAATAATTATGGTGGTTTCCATGACTGTAGAAGATATTACTTCAGGAGCAAGGCACAGGAGAATGATCAGAGGCGCCAGTAACCATTTTGTCCTCTGTGGCTATGGACGAGTGGGTAGCGCAGTTCACAAAGAGCTTTTAAAAAGAAATCAGAAGGTCATTATAATTGAAAAAAACCCCACAATCGTTGAAAAGGAACTCTGGGATGATCCAGATGTTCTGGCCATTCCCGGCGATGCTACTGATGAGAGTGTAATGATTGAGGCAGGGATAAAAACGGCCAGAGGAGTTATTATCACCACTGGCGAAGATGTGGACAACCTTTTCATCACCCTTACTGCCCGGGAAATACATCCTGAGATATGGATCGTCACTCGAGCCAGTAAAAAG
It encodes the following:
- a CDS encoding MoxR-like ATPase (PFAM: AAA domain (dynein-related subfamily)) gives rise to the protein MSKMVLDTDYVEKVLGENSYVPDDTIVNVVFLALSLKKPILIEGPPGTGKTELSKAVARAFERDFFRVQCYEGITFEQIVGEWNYQKQLLHLEMTKIEDNKINKPGNDVFGEDFFIKRPLLSAFMNDKSSVILIDEIDKADEEVESFLLQALGEKQITVNDLGTFDLKNDLLVILTSNSQRQLLDETKDRCLYLYIDYPSFERELEIVKTHLPDASPHLVEDVVNAMQKIRRMNLSKIPSIRATVDWIKGVIMFDRTELDPDSLTKTISVVIKNEEDREKVLESFHK
- a CDS encoding methyltransferase, putative, TIGR00027 family (PFAM: Leucine carboxyl methyltransferase~TIGRFAM: methyltransferase, putative, TIGR00027 family), translated to MTKEYKAKPNPTAELTASHRAAESFKPENERICYDPYAIHFLSPATREIVKDPVKLKAFSQQVGPLAQAMGTLIRLRVRYFDDFLKKSLEEGFQQLVILGAGYDTRAYRIKGLKENVKVFEVDHPNTQHFKTRKIREIFGSTPENVTYIPVDFETQKLSQNLIEKGYHSSKKTLFVMEGVICYLTPQNVDEILSFISGNSGKGSILLFDYHEESVVNGTCEEGRLLKKYFEQVGESFKFGIKEGKIEEFLLKRGFSNIVNFSSEKYKNKCFKEIIENKKVCNPLYFVHAVVGELQN
- a CDS encoding CoxE-like protein (PFAM: VWA domain containing CoxE-like protein) — translated: MKDDLIRFSGLLRENGIPASLRCTKSAYEAIPLVKKGNGDLKEALASIYLKDQRKRKKFDKIYESFFKGEGDIPQEDIPKIQTDSKNKIQSKGYVAAKNPDQSFHTKTKYIPFAHTMDHIKYGLDDEIKLDYIENTLGGSSGDNSENVADSSSLKNNLTNLNSLQPELIDLCQKLGKKIATKRARRYKKSKKQKPDIRRTIRKNMKHGGTLLELVKSKPHIKKHNHYFLNDVSISCDWISLWFFCMVYASQHSFSNLRAFEFDNKTAEISSALQEDEVINAFLKVLEIRKQNHMIHGKSNMFTAFEGFLNQTNLNNKSYVMILSDCRDWAGPKHKNQSMKTDFLTKYGRKPLSADLIQEMSRNSKRVLILNPEPKAKWNVADSCVSYYEDAGAECFEVRDLEQLAELISEI
- a CDS encoding putative metal-binding protein (PFAM: Predicted metal-binding protein (DUF2284)), with product MKKTDNYKFLEKIALDLGVDSAKVIPSDHIVIEDRVRLKCMICPYYGKNLKCPPYTPSIQEFRKIISEYNSAMIIKLKPPEISKKITEYGQEKGDEVRLWDQDLNNLSPLIWSEISDIYRTMLTDLLELERAAFNQGYAFAMAFFGGKCLLCENCNLEKGCQNALMARFSAEAMGINVLKTAENAGIGLKFPSEGNQTPITPIAILIID
- a CDS encoding yjeF-like protein (PFAM: YjeF-related protein N-terminus; Carbohydrate kinase~TIGRFAM: yjeF C-terminal region, hydroxyethylthiazole kinase-related; yjeF N-terminal region), yielding MTPKDMMVADANSEAMGIPRTSLMENAGSCLARRIINNRNPCKVAIFAGNGGNGGDGFVAARYLINNGFEVEVFFLSDPSLIKSPETRLNWDVLEQMNKGTNPLALKIIKDSSYLHKTDAEVVVDALLGTGVRGNLREPISTAVDIINESEGFTVAVDVPTGVDPGSGMVADKAVRADVTVTFHKVKVGLNIASVDYVGSIEVCDIGIPKEAELFTGPGDLLRIEKRDETSHKGQNGKVLIIGGSKEYSGAPALSAMSSLAAGADLAVVACPQQLSSVIRSYSPDLIVHGLSGDFINPKDTEELIKLSENFDSVVLGCGIGMEEETSLAVNDLAVEIEKPLVMDADALKLVGPGVLPRRIHETVITPHAGEFREFSGITAPQDMRDKIKVVKEVSRESETTVLLKGAVDIIAAADKLRLNSTGNPGMSVGGTGDCLAGLIGALLAQGHDGFEAAFLGAYINGRAGDMAAEEYDYNFSATDLLRYLPRCF
- a CDS encoding transcriptional regulator (PFAM: Bacterial regulatory proteins, tetR family), with translation MAIADRRNRQKDKRRNEIINAAETLFFSKGYENISLDEIARKVDLGRSTLYLYFENKEELFFAIVLRGTIILYSLIEEETQKAKTGVEKLAAFRKAYYEFAKTYPDYLKSYNYFLSGRFDLSNLNHDEHKIGQIEHSKYYLEYKKLIEKSSSLANFPIPKFTTGEYLKEILTLRSEMLNILYNAIKQGISEGNIRSDVNPVEATALLTLIANSLDNMPPDLNNLLESENINHEQFLMDVGDFIGYMVSSKVSKKLE
- a CDS encoding methyltransferase, putative, TIGR00027 family (PFAM: Leucine carboxyl methyltransferase~TIGRFAM: methyltransferase, putative, TIGR00027 family), with translation MAEGIAMQRFAESSKGEDERICYDPYAIHFIRPEIIEFGQKHPEEAKKLIENTERLFPGLSSSIMARVRYFDDFVKKSIEDGLEQLVILGAGYDTRAYRIEEIKENVNIFEMDHPNTQGYKIEKIKEIFGSTPENVVYVPVDFEKEKISEKLIENGFISSKKTLFILEGLVMYIPPESVAEIFLFITENSAKGSRVIFDYYPKSVVDGTSKLEIGQNIRNHLIKIGEPLQFGIKEEEIKNFLKEFGFSSIENVTSEDYKKGYFKGKNEKRDVCELLYFAHAVV